A window from Solanum stenotomum isolate F172 chromosome 5, ASM1918654v1, whole genome shotgun sequence encodes these proteins:
- the LOC125864630 gene encoding uncharacterized protein LOC125864630 isoform X1 gives MDLEVVGRHALFFDDDSLAAFVNSGDALVDWNSLQIDRYDVRHLLSAPPPSRRRSHSSSSSNLVDASIQLELDHERYLDLPLPSDEPDLEEGDESADAVAYRAVGFSYGNTDDFTDRKSSEVQESSGFRPSFQVPESLLQCLPPTEKLHQIIARTALFVSKHGGQSEIVLRVKQGNNPTFGFLMPDHGLHAYFRFLVDHPELLQSDSDLNAQSEGTKTSNEHKEHDGGGGALSMLGSVYGFGEDEEPANGDDPGSRVSSVQVESLDTSNISHPLERAESSSKAFENGEKETDEKGSTTHSLRSSKDKENVPSLKKNNLVSASKSGSRSSMRKESDFSSSAAAEKTKTDISGLGAVSKTGPMVEPPFELKRLIDKIVEFILRNGKQFESTLMEQDSKHGRFPFLLPSNQYHPYYLKVLQKAQESKVHGSEKRSSLKERDSTSLRSAEYDLPYVFDKKEKFKMVIGKSKKETQDSLTRTSEQEAGVNVDAAAAAAILQAATRGIKNPNLSIISGSSKNGDSQGQSSEGAQTSIFLNVPPSGPSIVGQKSDRRMGHSVLIPKVKEIAKSAAAEAASEADSSEAHLSKEQKLKAERLRRAKMFVSLLKGGGAAPAKKDSLGGSVEPQGSALSGSVAEVNVATKEREGSAALAELTAVEREGSTAPLDNNNVSNENEKSEMQHTAEEHERRLRRKYRSRSGGIHEDEDEEEEGQEEEQQRSRKKRRSSRKDEDEESEEMRDDKRSRKKRRSRRHRHKDGENAGEDEDDEDNRRSRKKHHKRHSSPENDDEQRDAERHHKHGRKKHSSHRSSRENRKDDDEGDYKHSKKKHRSHRTSHRSRDGHEHKTKDSSDDESDRSHRTSHRSKDRHKHRTKHSSDNEPERKHKHASSSDDEEQQYDMGGKNEKCTKEREELEEGEILTKVSDQSRGSLGGSVSREASVDVSSPQQRAPSQPSESTEISDDLRAKIRAMLMATRT, from the exons ATGGATCTAGAGGTGGTCGGCCGCCATGCCCTCTTCTTCGACGACGACTCCCTGGCGGCATTTGTCAACTCCGGCGATGCGCTTGTCGATTGGAACTCTCTCCAGATTGATCGTTACGATGTTCGCCACCTTCTCTCCGCTCCTCCACCTTCCCGGCGTCGATCTcactcttcttcttcgtctAATCTCGTTGATGCTTCAATTCAGCTCGAGCTCGATCATGAACGTTACCTCGATCTTCCTCTGCCTTCAGATGAACCAG ATTTAGAAGAAGGTGATGAGTCGGCAGATGCTGTTGCCTATCGTGCTGTGGGTTTCTCATATGGAAACACGGATGATTTTACTGACAGGAAAAGTTCTGAGGTCCAGGAAAGCTCTGGCTTCCGTCCCTCCTTTCAAGTGCCTGAAAGCCTTCTTCAGTGCTTG CCACCAACGGAAAAATTGCATCAAATAATTGCAAGGACTGCTCTGTTTGTGAGCAAACATGGTGGGCAGTCAGAAATTGTTCTCAGGGTGAAGCAGGGAAACAATCCAACATTTGGGTTCTTAATGCCTGACCATGGTCTTCATGCATACTTTAGGTTTCTTGTTGATCATCCTGAACTTTTACAATCTGATAGTGATTTGAATGCTCAAAGTGAAGGAACGAAGACTTCTAATGAGCACAAGGAACATGACGGTGGTGGAGGTGCTTTATCTATGCTTGGTTCTGTTTATGGGTTCGGGGAGGATGAGGAGCCTGCAAATGGGGATGATCCTGGATCCAGAGTTTCCAGTGTACAAGTGGAGTCCTTGGATACCTCTAACATTTCCCATCCACTTGAAAGGGCTGAATCTAGTTCTAAGGCATTTGAAAATGGTGAGAAAGAAACAGATGAGAAAGGTTCTACTACTCATTCACTTCGTTCTAgtaaagataaagaaaatgtTCCTTCACTGAAAAAGAATAATTTGGTTAGTGCTTCCAAGAGTGGTAGTAGAAGTAGCATGCGGAAGGAAAGTGACTTTAGTTCTTCTGCTGCAGCAGAAAAGACAAAGACAGACATTTCTGGTCTAGGAGCAGTGTCCAAGACTGGACCGATGGTGGAGCCTCCATTTGAACTGAAGAGATTGATTGACAAGATAGTAGAGTTCATTCTGAGGAATGGGAAGCAGTTTGAGTCAACTCTTATGGAACAGGACAGTAAACATGGGAGATTCCCATTTCTCCTTCCGTCCAACCAATATCATCCTTACTATCTAAAAGTACTCCAGAAAGCTCAAGAG TCAAAAGTCCATGGATCAGAAAAGAGATCTTCTTTGAAGGAAAGGGATTCTACCTCTTTAAGGTCTGCGGAGTATGATCTTCCATATGTATTTGATAAGAAAGAGAAGTTTAAGATGGTGATTGGCAAATCCAAGAAGGAAACACAAGACTCTCTGACTAGAACTTCAGAGCAAGAGGCTGGGGTGAATGTGGATGCTGCTGCCGCCGCCGCTATCCTTCAGGCAGCCACTAGAGGTATTAAGAATCCCAATTTGAGTATCATCTCAGGCTCATCTAAGAACGGCGATAGTCAGGGTCAGAGCAGTGAGGGTGCCCAAACCTCGATCTTCCTCAATGTCCCTCCATCTGGGCCCAGTATAGTTGGTCAGAAGTCTGACAGGAGGATGGGACATAGTGTTTTGATTCCAAAGGTGAAGGAAATTGCGAAGTCTGCTGCTGCGGAAGCTGCAAGTGAAGCAGACTCCTCTGAAGCACACTTGAGCAAAGAGCAGAAGCTAAAAGCAGAGAGGCTGAGAAGGGCAAAGATGTTTGTTTCCCTGTTAAAAGGTGGTGGAGCAGCTCCTGCCAAAAAAGATTCACTCGGAGGGTCAGTGGAGCCACAAGGATCTGCCTTATCAGGTTCTGTTGCAGAGGTTAATGTTGCTACTAAAGAAAGAGAAGGCAGTGCAGCTCTGGCAGAATTGACTGCTGTGGAGAGAGAAGGCAGTACTGCCCCATTAGATAACAACAATGTGTCGAATGAAAATGAGAAATCTGAAATGCAACATACTGCTGAAGAGCATGAGCGGCGATTGAGAAGGAAATACAGGTCAAGATCTGGTGGTATACACGAAGATGAGGATGAAGAAGAGGAGGGACAGGAGGAGGAGCAGCAGCGTTCCAGGAAGAAGCGCCGCTCTTCAAGAAAAGATGAAGACGAAGAAAGTGAAGAGATGAGGGATGATAAGCGATCCAGAAAAAAGAGGCGATCACGCCGTCATAGACACAAAGATGGTGAAAATGCAGGTGAggatgaagatgatgaagataatAGGCGATCAAGAAAGAAGCACCACAAACGACATTCATCCCCTGAAAATGATGATGAGCAAAGAGATGCAGAGAGACATCATAAGCATGGAAGGAAAAAGCATTCAAGTCATCGGTCTTCACGTGAAAATAGGAAAGATGATGATGAGGGGGATTATAAGCATTCCAAGAAGAAACATAGATCTCATAGAACCTCCCACCGCAGTAGAGACGGACATGAACACAAGACAAAGGATTCTAGTGATGATGAGTCTGATAGATCTCATAGAACTTCCCATAGGAGTAAAGATAGACACAAACACAGGACTAAACATTCTAGCGACAATGAACCTGAACGCAAACATAAGCATGCAAGCTCTTCTGATGATGAAGAGCAGCAGTATGACATGGGTGGTAAGAATGAGAAATGTAccaaagaaagagaagaacTGGAAGAAGGTGAGATCCTTACCAAAGTGTCAGATCAATCAAGAGGAAGTTTGGGAGGTTCTGTCAGCAGAGAAGCTTCAGTCGACGTATCTAGTCCCCAGCAAAGAGCCCCATCTCAGCCGTCCGAATCAACTGAGATATCAGATGATCTTAGGGCCAAAATTCGCGCAATGTTAATGGCGACTAGGACGTAG
- the LOC125864630 gene encoding uncharacterized protein LOC125864630 isoform X2 has protein sequence MHDQGAVQPPTEKLHQIIARTALFVSKHGGQSEIVLRVKQGNNPTFGFLMPDHGLHAYFRFLVDHPELLQSDSDLNAQSEGTKTSNEHKEHDGGGGALSMLGSVYGFGEDEEPANGDDPGSRVSSVQVESLDTSNISHPLERAESSSKAFENGEKETDEKGSTTHSLRSSKDKENVPSLKKNNLVSASKSGSRSSMRKESDFSSSAAAEKTKTDISGLGAVSKTGPMVEPPFELKRLIDKIVEFILRNGKQFESTLMEQDSKHGRFPFLLPSNQYHPYYLKVLQKAQESKVHGSEKRSSLKERDSTSLRSAEYDLPYVFDKKEKFKMVIGKSKKETQDSLTRTSEQEAGVNVDAAAAAAILQAATRGIKNPNLSIISGSSKNGDSQGQSSEGAQTSIFLNVPPSGPSIVGQKSDRRMGHSVLIPKVKEIAKSAAAEAASEADSSEAHLSKEQKLKAERLRRAKMFVSLLKGGGAAPAKKDSLGGSVEPQGSALSGSVAEVNVATKEREGSAALAELTAVEREGSTAPLDNNNVSNENEKSEMQHTAEEHERRLRRKYRSRSGGIHEDEDEEEEGQEEEQQRSRKKRRSSRKDEDEESEEMRDDKRSRKKRRSRRHRHKDGENAGEDEDDEDNRRSRKKHHKRHSSPENDDEQRDAERHHKHGRKKHSSHRSSRENRKDDDEGDYKHSKKKHRSHRTSHRSRDGHEHKTKDSSDDESDRSHRTSHRSKDRHKHRTKHSSDNEPERKHKHASSSDDEEQQYDMGGKNEKCTKEREELEEGEILTKVSDQSRGSLGGSVSREASVDVSSPQQRAPSQPSESTEISDDLRAKIRAMLMATRT, from the exons ATGCATGACCAAGGGGCAGTGCAG CCACCAACGGAAAAATTGCATCAAATAATTGCAAGGACTGCTCTGTTTGTGAGCAAACATGGTGGGCAGTCAGAAATTGTTCTCAGGGTGAAGCAGGGAAACAATCCAACATTTGGGTTCTTAATGCCTGACCATGGTCTTCATGCATACTTTAGGTTTCTTGTTGATCATCCTGAACTTTTACAATCTGATAGTGATTTGAATGCTCAAAGTGAAGGAACGAAGACTTCTAATGAGCACAAGGAACATGACGGTGGTGGAGGTGCTTTATCTATGCTTGGTTCTGTTTATGGGTTCGGGGAGGATGAGGAGCCTGCAAATGGGGATGATCCTGGATCCAGAGTTTCCAGTGTACAAGTGGAGTCCTTGGATACCTCTAACATTTCCCATCCACTTGAAAGGGCTGAATCTAGTTCTAAGGCATTTGAAAATGGTGAGAAAGAAACAGATGAGAAAGGTTCTACTACTCATTCACTTCGTTCTAgtaaagataaagaaaatgtTCCTTCACTGAAAAAGAATAATTTGGTTAGTGCTTCCAAGAGTGGTAGTAGAAGTAGCATGCGGAAGGAAAGTGACTTTAGTTCTTCTGCTGCAGCAGAAAAGACAAAGACAGACATTTCTGGTCTAGGAGCAGTGTCCAAGACTGGACCGATGGTGGAGCCTCCATTTGAACTGAAGAGATTGATTGACAAGATAGTAGAGTTCATTCTGAGGAATGGGAAGCAGTTTGAGTCAACTCTTATGGAACAGGACAGTAAACATGGGAGATTCCCATTTCTCCTTCCGTCCAACCAATATCATCCTTACTATCTAAAAGTACTCCAGAAAGCTCAAGAG TCAAAAGTCCATGGATCAGAAAAGAGATCTTCTTTGAAGGAAAGGGATTCTACCTCTTTAAGGTCTGCGGAGTATGATCTTCCATATGTATTTGATAAGAAAGAGAAGTTTAAGATGGTGATTGGCAAATCCAAGAAGGAAACACAAGACTCTCTGACTAGAACTTCAGAGCAAGAGGCTGGGGTGAATGTGGATGCTGCTGCCGCCGCCGCTATCCTTCAGGCAGCCACTAGAGGTATTAAGAATCCCAATTTGAGTATCATCTCAGGCTCATCTAAGAACGGCGATAGTCAGGGTCAGAGCAGTGAGGGTGCCCAAACCTCGATCTTCCTCAATGTCCCTCCATCTGGGCCCAGTATAGTTGGTCAGAAGTCTGACAGGAGGATGGGACATAGTGTTTTGATTCCAAAGGTGAAGGAAATTGCGAAGTCTGCTGCTGCGGAAGCTGCAAGTGAAGCAGACTCCTCTGAAGCACACTTGAGCAAAGAGCAGAAGCTAAAAGCAGAGAGGCTGAGAAGGGCAAAGATGTTTGTTTCCCTGTTAAAAGGTGGTGGAGCAGCTCCTGCCAAAAAAGATTCACTCGGAGGGTCAGTGGAGCCACAAGGATCTGCCTTATCAGGTTCTGTTGCAGAGGTTAATGTTGCTACTAAAGAAAGAGAAGGCAGTGCAGCTCTGGCAGAATTGACTGCTGTGGAGAGAGAAGGCAGTACTGCCCCATTAGATAACAACAATGTGTCGAATGAAAATGAGAAATCTGAAATGCAACATACTGCTGAAGAGCATGAGCGGCGATTGAGAAGGAAATACAGGTCAAGATCTGGTGGTATACACGAAGATGAGGATGAAGAAGAGGAGGGACAGGAGGAGGAGCAGCAGCGTTCCAGGAAGAAGCGCCGCTCTTCAAGAAAAGATGAAGACGAAGAAAGTGAAGAGATGAGGGATGATAAGCGATCCAGAAAAAAGAGGCGATCACGCCGTCATAGACACAAAGATGGTGAAAATGCAGGTGAggatgaagatgatgaagataatAGGCGATCAAGAAAGAAGCACCACAAACGACATTCATCCCCTGAAAATGATGATGAGCAAAGAGATGCAGAGAGACATCATAAGCATGGAAGGAAAAAGCATTCAAGTCATCGGTCTTCACGTGAAAATAGGAAAGATGATGATGAGGGGGATTATAAGCATTCCAAGAAGAAACATAGATCTCATAGAACCTCCCACCGCAGTAGAGACGGACATGAACACAAGACAAAGGATTCTAGTGATGATGAGTCTGATAGATCTCATAGAACTTCCCATAGGAGTAAAGATAGACACAAACACAGGACTAAACATTCTAGCGACAATGAACCTGAACGCAAACATAAGCATGCAAGCTCTTCTGATGATGAAGAGCAGCAGTATGACATGGGTGGTAAGAATGAGAAATGTAccaaagaaagagaagaacTGGAAGAAGGTGAGATCCTTACCAAAGTGTCAGATCAATCAAGAGGAAGTTTGGGAGGTTCTGTCAGCAGAGAAGCTTCAGTCGACGTATCTAGTCCCCAGCAAAGAGCCCCATCTCAGCCGTCCGAATCAACTGAGATATCAGATGATCTTAGGGCCAAAATTCGCGCAATGTTAATGGCGACTAGGACGTAG
- the LOC125864646 gene encoding autophagy-related protein 8C-like has protein sequence MAKSSFKLEHPLERRQAEAARIREKYPDRIPVIVEKAERSDIPDIDKKKYLVPADLTVGQFVYVVRKRIKLSAEKAIFIFVKNILPPTAAMMSAIYEEHKDEDGFLYMTYSGENTFGSF, from the exons ATGGCTAAAAGCTCCTTCAAATTGGAACACCCTCTTg AAAGGCGACAGGCTGAAGCTGCTCGTATCAGGGAGAAGTACCCTGATAGAATACCG GTTATTGTGGAGAAGGCTGAAAGAAGTGATATTCCTGATATTGACAAGAAAAA GTACTTGGTTCCTGCTGATCTAACTGTGGGGCAATTTGTTTATGTCGTTCGTAAGAGAATAAAGCTTAGTGCTGAGAAGGCTATTTTTATCTTTGTGAAAAATATCCTTCCTCCCACAG CTGCCATGATGTCCGCCATTTATGAGGAACACAAAGATGAGGACGGCTTCCTGTACATGACCTACAGTGGAGAGAATACATTTGGATCCTTCTGA
- the LOC125864645 gene encoding protein translation factor SUI1 homolog: MVDTNFQISTSFDPFADAVDSDSDVQIPRSFDPFAESKDLGARGTKREYVHIRVQQRNGKKSWTMIEGLKKDFSYEKILKDLKKEYCCNGTIIQDKELGKVIQLQGDQRKNVSQFLVKADIVKKEQIKVHGF, encoded by the coding sequence ATGGTTGATACAAATTTTCAAATCTCAACTTCTTTTGATCCATTTGCGGATGCCGTGGACTCAGACTCTGATGTTCAAATCCCACGGAGTTTCGATCCGTTCGCGGAGTCGAAAGACTTAGGTGCCCGTGGAACAAAAAGGGAGTATGTGCATATTCGTGTACAACAAAGGAATGGTAAGAAAAGTTGGACTATGATTGAAGGTTTGAAGAAAGATTTTAGTTACGAAAAAATACTTAAAGACCTAAAAAAAGAGTATTGCTGCAATGGAACCATTATTCAGGACAAGGAGCTTGGAAAAGTGATACAATTACAGGGCGATCAACGTAAGAATGTTTCACAGTTCCTTGTGAAGGCTGATATTGTTAAGAAGGAACAGATCAAGGTTCATGGTTTTTAA
- the LOC125864642 gene encoding reactive Intermediate Deaminase A, chloroplastic-like gives MTWAAAAASRFQIPAMDVAALRSRAPVVFGVGCVSLAGAKFCGSSSARSKAFACLSISTDASIKEAVHTEKAPAALGPYSQAIKANNFVFVSGCLGLIPETGKFVSESVEDQTEQVLKNMGEILKASGVSYSSVVKTTILLADLNDFKKVNEIYAKYFQAPAPARATYQVAALPMNARIEIECIAAL, from the exons ATGACGTGGGCCGCCGCCGCAGCAAGTCGCTTCCAAATTCCGGCAATGGATGTCGCAGCCCTACGCAGCCGAGCTCCGGTAGTGTTCGGAGTTGGCTGTGTGTCACTTGCTGGGGCAAAATTTTGTGGCTCTTCATCAGCTCGATCAAAAGCCTTCGCTTGCTTAAGCATTTCCACTGATGCCA GTATAAAGGAGGCTGTTCACACTGAAAAGGCTCCGGCAGCACTCGGGCCATACTCTCAAGCCATCAAAgctaataattttgtttttgtctctggATGTCTGGGTCTTATTCCAGAG ACCGGGAAATTTGTCTCAGAAAGTGTGGAGGATCAAACAGAGCAG GTTCTCAAGAATATGGGGGAGATACTTAAAGCAAGTGGCGTTAGCTACTCCTCAGTTGTTAAGACAACTATATT GTTAGCTGATCTGAATGACTTCAAGAAAGTGAATGAGATTTATGCTAAAT ATTTTCAAGCTCCTGCACCAGCTCGGGCAACTTATCAGGTTGCAGCACTGCCAATGAATGCAAGGATTGAAATCGAGTGCATAGCAGCATTATGA
- the LOC125864634 gene encoding purple acid phosphatase 18-like: MRFTMKILLHLLTVILFIAGTVFAGDYVRPPPRKTLHFPWDPKPSSQPQQVHISLAGDKHMRVTWITNDGSSPSIVEYGTSPGKYSAISQGESTKYSYVLYSSGKIHHTVIGPLQDNTTYFYRCGGEGLEFQLKTPPSKFPVTFAVAGDLGQTGWTKSTLDHIDQCKYDVHLLPGDLSYADCFQHRWDSFGELVQPLASSRPWMVTQGNHEKERILFLEDGFVSYNSRWKMPFAESGSASNLYYSFDVAGVHIIMLGSYAPYDEHSDQYSWLKADLLKVDRKRTPWLVVLFHVPWYNSNRAHQGEGDDMMASMEPLLYAAGADLVFTGHVHAYERTKRVYNGKSDPCGAVHITIGDGGNREGLAHRYKQPPPEWSVFREASFGHGELKMVNSTHAFWSWHRNDDDESVRSDQVWITSLIGSGCNTRGSHEMRRILMTS; encoded by the exons ATGAGATTCACGATGAAGATATTGCTACACCTTTTGACGGTTATTTTGTTCATCGCCGGAACTGTATTTGCCGGCGATTATGTCCGACCGCCGCCGCGTAAAACCCTCCATTTTCCATGGGATCCGAAACCTTCTTCGCAACCTCAGCAG GTTCACATCTCATTAGCTGGGGACAAACACATGCGGGTCACATGGATTACCAATGATGGATCTTCTCCTTCTATTGTTGAATATGGAACATCCCCCGGAAAATATAGTGCTATATCTCAAGGAGAAAGTACCAAGTATAGTTATGTATTATATAGTTCGGGGAAGATACATCACACTGTCATTGGACCATTGCAAGATAATACCACTTACTTCTATAGATGTGGAGGAGAAGGTCTTGAATTCCAGCTGAAAACTCCCCCCTCTAAGTTTCCAGTTACTTTTGCTGTGGCCGGTGATTTGGGCCAGACTGGATGGACTAAGTCAACTTTGGATCACATAGACCAGTGCAAATACGATGTTCATTTGCTCCCTGGTGACCTTTCTTATGCTGATTGTTTCCAACATAGGTGGGACTCATTTGGTGAACTTGTTCAGCCGCTCGCTAGTTCTAGGCCATGGATGGTGACACAAGGGaatcatgaaaaagaaagaatactATTTCTAGAGGATGGATTTGTCTCTTATAACTCAAGGTGGAAGATGCCATTTGCGGAGAGTGGATCCGCTTCAAATCTATACTATTCATTTGATGTTGCGGGGGTTCATATCATTATGCTCGGTTCTTATGCTCCTTATGATGAGCACTCTGATCAATATAGCTGGCTGAAG GCTGATCTTCTAAAAGTGGATCGTAAAAGAACACCTTGGTTAGTTGTGCTATTCCATGTGCCATGGTATAATAGTAACAGAGCCCATCAAGGTGAAGGTGATGACATGATGGCGTCTATGGAGCCTTTGCTATATGCTGCTGGCGCAGATTTAGTGTTCACTGGGCATGTTCATGCTTATGAACGCACG AAACGAGTTTACAATGGTAAATCTGATCCTTGTGGTGCTGTCCACATTACAATTGGCGATGGAGGAAATAGAGAAGGTTTAGCTCACCG GTACAAACAGCCCCCACCAGAATGGTCAGTCTTCCGCGAAGCAAGCTTTGGTCATGGCGAACTTAAGATGGTTAACTCAACACATGCCTTTTGGAGTTGGCATAGGAACGATGACGATGAATCAGTGAGGTCCGATCAGGTTTGGATAACCTCATTGATTGGTTCAGGGTGCAATACTAGAGGTAGCCATGAAATGAGAAGGATTCTTATGACCTCTTAG
- the LOC125864647 gene encoding protein FATTY ACID EXPORT 5-like, whose product MHDFCFTIPYGLILVCGGIIGYFKKGSLASLGGGFGTGFLLILAGYLSLQAFHKRKNSCFAWILETVCAVVLAWVMGQRYMQTSKIMPAGVVAGISVVMTGFYLYKIASGGNHFPSKAE is encoded by the exons ATGCATGATTTTTGCTTTACAATCCCTTATGGTTTGATTCTTGTGTGTGGTGGAATTATAGGGTATTTCAAGAAAGGAAGTTTAGCTTCATTGGGTGGAGGTTTTGGTACTGGCTTTTTGCTTATTTTAGCTGGTTACTTGAGTCTCCAAGCATTTCACAAGCGCAAAAACTCTTGCTTTGCTTGGATTCTTGAAACAG TTTGTGCTGTTGTGTTAGCATGGGTCATGGGACAGCGGTACATGCAAACTTCAAAGATAATGCCAGCTGGTGTTGTTGCGGGTATCAG TGTGGTAATGACTGGATTTTACCTTTATAAGATTGCCAGTGGTGGAAACCATTTCCCATCTAAAGCTGAGTAA
- the LOC125864639 gene encoding vacuolar protein sorting-associated protein 22 homolog 1, whose amino-acid sequence MRRRPGIGGLQNAAAARDQYRLLGENVAKLRTDLMKEQLATFRSQLEDFARKHKNDIRKNPAFRAQFHEMCAKVGVDPLASNKGFWAELLGIGDFYYELGVQIIEVCLATRPHNGGLISLDDLCKLLGQRRKAVRETISEDDCLRAISKLKVLGSGFEVITVGKRKLVRSVPTELNKDHNEILELAQAQGFVTVDEVQRRLNWSSGRATDALETLLEEGLAMIDDGHRDGKRRYWFPCVSSVSSYVGADTL is encoded by the exons ATGAGGCGGAGACCGGGAATCGGAGGTCTGCAGAACGCCGCGGCGGCTAGG GATCAATATCGATTGTTAGGGGAAAATGTTGCGAAATTGAGAACAGATCTTATGAAAGAGCAGCTCGCTACTTTTCGATCTCAGCTTGAAGATTTCGCTCGCAAACACAAG AATGACATTCGCAAGAACCCTGCATTCAGGGCACAGTTCCACGAGATGTGTGCTAAAGTCGGAGTAGATCCTCTAGCATCAAACAAGGGTTTCTGGGCAGAACTGTTGGGGATTGGTGACTTCTATTATGAACTTG GGGTACAGATTATTGAGGTTTGCCTAGCGACTAGACCCCACAATGGAGGTTTGATAAGCTTGGATGATCTTTGTAAACTGCTTGGTCAGAGACGGAAAGCTGTGCGCGAGACAATATCTGAAGATGACTGCTTGCGTGCTATAAGCAAACTGAAG GTATTAGGTAGTGGTTTTGAGGTGATTACAGTGGGAAAGAGAAAGCTTGTTAGATCTGTCCCTACCGAACTGAATAAGGATCACAATGAAATATTAGAGCTGGCCCAG GCTCAAGGTTTTGTGACTGTTGATGAGGTTCAAAGACGCCTAAACTGGTCTTCAGGTCGTGCAACTGATGCGCTTGAAACACTGTTAGAG GAAGGGCTTGCCATGATCGATGATGGACATAGAGATGGCAAACGTCGATACTGGTTCCCTTGTGTGTCCTCTGTCTCCTCCTATGTAGGTGCAGACACTCTTTAG